Proteins co-encoded in one Flavobacterium fluviale genomic window:
- a CDS encoding saccharopine dehydrogenase family protein codes for MRNVLIIGAGRSASSLIRYLLFKSYGENLHVTVADLSLHLAALKTQDHPNATPIALNIFDAEERKKAIANASIVISMLPAHLHIEIAKDCLEFKKHLVTASYISDAMQALNEEAQKNNLIFMNEIGLDPGIDHMSAMKVIDEIRLKGGKMLLFESFCGGLVAPESDNNLWNYKFTWAPRNVVLAGQGGAAKFIQEGTYKYIPYSALFRRTEFLEVEGYGKFEAYSNRDSLKYRSIYGLDDILTLYRGTIRRVGYSRAWNMFVQLGMTDDSYIIEDSENMSYRQFVNSFLPYHPTDSVEIKTRLILKIDQDDIMWDKLLELDLFNPNKKVNLPNATPAQILEKILTDSWALQPDDKDMIVMYHKFGYEINGEKKQIDSKMVCIGEDQTYTAMAKTVGLPVAIAALLILNEKITTPGVQLPIKKEVYEPILKELEEYGVIFNEQNVPYFGYNPDLF; via the coding sequence ATGAGAAACGTTTTAATAATTGGAGCAGGAAGATCTGCATCATCGCTGATTAGGTATTTGTTGTTTAAATCGTACGGCGAAAATCTGCATGTAACTGTGGCAGATCTTTCGTTGCATTTGGCTGCATTAAAAACACAGGACCATCCGAACGCCACTCCTATAGCTTTAAATATTTTTGATGCCGAAGAAAGAAAAAAAGCTATTGCAAATGCATCGATTGTCATTTCGATGCTGCCCGCACATCTTCATATCGAAATTGCAAAAGACTGTCTCGAGTTTAAAAAACATTTAGTTACGGCTTCATATATAAGCGATGCCATGCAGGCTTTAAATGAAGAAGCTCAAAAAAACAATTTAATTTTCATGAACGAAATTGGTCTTGATCCTGGGATCGATCATATGAGCGCTATGAAAGTTATTGATGAAATTAGATTGAAAGGCGGTAAAATGCTTTTATTTGAATCTTTCTGCGGAGGGCTTGTAGCTCCTGAATCTGATAATAATTTATGGAATTATAAATTTACCTGGGCGCCTCGAAATGTAGTTTTAGCCGGACAAGGCGGCGCAGCCAAATTTATTCAAGAAGGCACTTATAAATATATTCCCTACAGCGCTTTATTTAGAAGAACTGAATTTTTGGAAGTTGAAGGCTACGGAAAATTTGAAGCGTATTCTAATCGGGATTCTCTTAAATACAGATCTATTTACGGTCTGGATGATATTCTGACTTTATATAGAGGAACTATTCGAAGAGTAGGATATTCCAGAGCCTGGAATATGTTTGTACAACTCGGAATGACAGATGACAGTTATATTATTGAGGATTCTGAAAACATGAGTTATCGTCAGTTTGTAAATTCCTTTCTTCCCTATCACCCCACAGATTCTGTTGAAATTAAAACCCGGTTGATTTTAAAAATTGATCAAGATGATATTATGTGGGACAAACTTTTGGAACTGGATTTATTTAACCCAAACAAAAAAGTGAATCTGCCTAATGCTACTCCAGCCCAAATTTTAGAAAAAATTCTAACCGACAGCTGGGCATTACAGCCTGATGATAAGGACATGATTGTAATGTACCATAAATTCGGATATGAAATAAACGGTGAAAAGAAGCAAATTGATTCTAAGATGGTTTGTATTGGCGAAGATCAGACTTATACCGCTATGGCCAAAACAGTTGGACTTCCTGTTGCGATTGCCGCATTGTTAATCCTGAATGAAAAAATTACAACTCCAGGCGTACAGCTTCCGATAAAAAAAGAAGTTTACGAGCCTATATTAAAAGAATTAGAAGAGTACGGAGTTATTTTTAACGAACAGAACGTACCTTATTTTGGATATAATCCAGATTTATTTTAG
- a CDS encoding DUF423 domain-containing protein yields MKRRIVLTGAFIGMLAIILGAFGAHLLKKYLSVDQLNTFEVGVRYQMYHALFLLFLSTQKSIAEKTLKAIYNLVVAGVVLFSGSIYLIATKDYTLFDFKIIVFATPLGGFLLIIAWTLLFFTILKRKS; encoded by the coding sequence ATGAAAAGAAGAATTGTTCTTACTGGAGCTTTTATAGGTATGTTAGCTATTATTTTGGGTGCTTTCGGCGCTCATTTATTAAAAAAATATCTTTCAGTTGATCAATTAAATACTTTTGAAGTTGGTGTTCGCTACCAAATGTACCACGCCCTTTTTCTTCTTTTTTTATCGACACAAAAAAGTATTGCCGAAAAAACTTTAAAAGCGATCTATAATTTAGTGGTTGCTGGTGTTGTTTTATTTAGCGGTTCGATTTATTTAATAGCAACAAAAGACTACACACTTTTTGATTTTAAAATTATAGTATTCGCAACTCCATTGGGTGGTTTTCTATTAATTATTGCTTGGACGCTATTATTCTTTACGATTTTGAAGCGAAAATCATAA